In the Rhizobium sp. BT03 genome, one interval contains:
- a CDS encoding ATP-dependent endonuclease, protein MRVARIVIKNFRTFQRLDVNVENDLCCIIGENNTGKTAILRAIQICLDISLPSTLRSLLREDINANVDISIPTQVLIGVELTGFEGIVNEEALVSTWKTGTDRARIFYRFRPKPGVREQLASGAIQSGSLTLDDYAWEIRGGGNPAIDLLDLEWNEDGVGEAVRFADLQSFLVIHLPALRDVEGDLRNPRQSPLIKLIESFEIPKEEQEELIQILDEANNLIAKSKTISDVAQAIDSRFKDVSGPAFEMGAKLGLSAATFRAILRNLKLILSDTSLQEFEPGRNGLGMNNILYISILIEYLKRRIAGGNSSGQLILIEEPEAHLHPQLQYSLISALNSIGVQTVLTSHSTHVTSQVPLKTIVSLTKRGDASIAAGNLALNAKLTSGEISDLERYLDSTKSSLLYARKVMLVEGAAELFLIPALIESVHKVKLERVGISLTPIHGVHFDVYAKLFAHGSLEKKCAIVADADLIPSDATALDFNPDDSAPDLMALENDFVQVFLGATTFERELTTKGLLPMHIAAAEALGAPKIHEALSSGYAKLCSGSLQLDDEVKLRVELGGAVLNTAKRFGKARYAQVAARFADHANELPEYIQQAFEWLSE, encoded by the coding sequence GTGCGCGTAGCAAGGATCGTTATTAAGAATTTTCGGACGTTTCAACGCCTTGACGTCAATGTCGAAAACGATCTCTGCTGTATCATAGGTGAGAACAATACCGGAAAAACCGCAATTCTGCGGGCCATTCAGATCTGCCTTGATATTTCGCTTCCGTCGACTTTGCGCTCGCTTCTCCGAGAAGACATCAACGCCAATGTGGATATCTCGATACCCACACAGGTCCTAATTGGGGTCGAATTGACAGGTTTCGAGGGAATTGTGAATGAAGAGGCTCTAGTCAGCACGTGGAAGACGGGCACCGACCGCGCGAGGATCTTTTACCGATTCCGACCCAAGCCTGGGGTTCGCGAGCAACTCGCGAGCGGTGCTATCCAATCCGGTAGCTTGACGCTGGACGATTACGCCTGGGAGATCCGCGGAGGAGGAAACCCGGCGATCGATCTCCTCGACCTCGAGTGGAACGAAGATGGCGTTGGGGAAGCAGTGCGATTTGCCGATCTTCAGTCGTTCCTTGTTATCCATCTGCCGGCCCTTCGAGACGTCGAGGGCGATTTGCGCAATCCACGTCAATCGCCATTGATCAAGCTGATCGAGTCCTTCGAGATTCCAAAGGAAGAGCAGGAGGAGCTGATCCAGATCCTGGATGAAGCAAACAATCTGATCGCGAAATCGAAAACCATTTCCGATGTAGCTCAGGCGATCGATTCGCGCTTCAAAGACGTCTCGGGTCCAGCTTTCGAGATGGGTGCAAAGCTAGGGCTCTCGGCGGCCACGTTTCGGGCCATCCTGCGCAATCTCAAACTTATCCTGTCGGATACGTCTCTCCAGGAGTTCGAACCAGGCCGTAACGGCTTGGGGATGAACAACATCCTTTATATCTCGATCCTCATCGAATATCTCAAACGGCGCATTGCCGGCGGAAACTCTTCAGGACAGCTCATCCTTATCGAGGAACCCGAGGCTCACCTGCATCCCCAGCTTCAATATTCTCTCATCTCTGCACTAAACTCGATCGGCGTTCAGACGGTTCTCACGAGCCACAGCACCCATGTGACGTCGCAGGTTCCCCTCAAGACAATCGTATCGCTCACAAAACGAGGCGATGCCAGCATCGCGGCTGGCAATCTCGCCTTGAATGCGAAATTGACGTCCGGCGAAATTTCCGACCTAGAGCGCTATCTAGACTCGACGAAAAGCAGCCTTCTCTACGCGAGGAAGGTCATGCTGGTCGAAGGGGCCGCCGAGCTATTCTTGATACCCGCTCTCATCGAAAGTGTGCACAAGGTAAAGCTGGAGCGTGTCGGCATTTCATTGACTCCGATCCACGGTGTTCACTTCGACGTCTATGCCAAACTTTTCGCGCACGGCTCCTTGGAAAAGAAATGCGCGATCGTGGCGGACGCAGATCTCATTCCATCAGATGCTACCGCGCTTGATTTCAACCCGGACGACTCTGCCCCCGACCTGATGGCGCTCGAGAACGATTTTGTTCAAGTCTTTCTTGGAGCAACGACCTTCGAACGCGAGCTTACAACCAAGGGCCTTTTGCCAATGCACATCGCGGCCGCAGAGGCATTGGGTGCACCGAAAATTCATGAGGCCTTGTCCTCCGGCTATGCCAAACTATGTTCGGGATCTCTGCAGCTCGATGATGAAGTCAAGCTCCGGGTGGAACTCGGGGGAGCCGTGCTGAACACCGCCAAGAGATTTGGCAAGGCGCGCTACGCTCAGGTCGCCGCACGTTTTGCCGATCATGCGAACGAGCTCCCTGAATACATCCAACAAGCGTTTGAATGGCTCTCAGAATGA
- a CDS encoding nucleotidyl transferase AbiEii/AbiGii toxin family protein: protein MIPQDYITAWNGVVPWASQRQVEQDLIISRAIVAIFSDPFLRDELRFRGGTALNKLHFPKPLRYSEDIDLVRTTAGPIRPLLEHLQDVLDSWLGKPRFDQSPVAPKLKYAVEAEDKASPGPIKLKIEINTREREAYDPPIEIPFGVKNPWFTGTAAIPTFSREEMLATKLRALLQRNKGRDLFDLDYALRVFEGLNSARIVECFLLYLEKGEVAISRAEAQQRMFQKLVNPGFFTDMGPLLPTDLAKVLTEETLKAAFSRVMKELIDRMPGDEWAKAGEMRKRFGL, encoded by the coding sequence ATGATACCGCAGGACTACATCACCGCCTGGAATGGTGTGGTGCCGTGGGCAAGTCAACGGCAAGTCGAGCAGGATCTCATAATCAGCCGCGCGATTGTCGCCATCTTCTCCGATCCGTTCCTGCGTGACGAACTGCGCTTCCGCGGCGGCACTGCGCTCAACAAGCTGCACTTCCCCAAGCCGCTGCGCTATTCGGAAGACATCGACCTTGTGAGGACGACTGCCGGCCCTATCCGACCGTTACTGGAGCATCTGCAGGACGTTCTCGATTCGTGGCTAGGCAAGCCGCGTTTCGATCAAAGCCCGGTTGCGCCCAAACTTAAATACGCTGTCGAAGCAGAAGACAAGGCTTCTCCCGGTCCGATAAAACTCAAGATCGAAATCAACACACGCGAGCGTGAAGCTTACGATCCACCCATCGAGATTCCGTTTGGCGTCAAAAATCCGTGGTTCACCGGAACGGCTGCAATCCCGACCTTCTCTCGGGAAGAAATGCTGGCGACCAAGCTGCGTGCCTTGCTTCAACGCAACAAGGGCCGCGATCTGTTCGACCTTGACTACGCGCTCAGAGTGTTCGAGGGGCTGAACTCGGCCAGGATCGTCGAGTGTTTTCTGCTCTACCTTGAGAAAGGAGAGGTAGCGATTTCCAGAGCCGAGGCGCAGCAGCGCATGTTCCAGAAACTCGTCAATCCGGGCTTCTTCACTGACATGGGCCCGCTGCTTCCGACAGATCTCGCCAAGGTTCTGACCGAAGAAACGCTTAAGGCCGCGTTTTCTAGGGTAATGAAGGAACTGATCGACCGGATGCCCGGCGACGAGTGGGCGAAGGCGGGGGAAATGCGAAAACGGTTCGGGCTGTAA
- a CDS encoding type IV toxin-antitoxin system AbiEi family antitoxin translates to MIQIERPTLSSYASGLLAAGRGVFSADEAQQEIGISRGAFLDAAERLQRRGQLIRPRRGFYVVVPPQHAVMGAPPPEWYIDALMRHEKRPYYVGLLTAAAAYGASHQASMEFQVVTNKLLPDIEAGRTRIVFSYRKDMGAVSAGIEDRKTPSGYMKLSSPELTAFDLVRYPHSGAGLDNIATVLSELAGQLQPKKLASLSRALEKAVAQRLGHLLGRLGHSQIAEAMFAALSPRGPLPWVELDPKQAGDPDLSPPPSERDEHWRVIVRRPPEIDE, encoded by the coding sequence ATGATACAAATCGAACGACCCACACTGTCTTCCTACGCTTCTGGGCTACTTGCTGCGGGCCGGGGAGTTTTTTCTGCGGATGAAGCCCAGCAGGAGATCGGCATCAGCCGGGGCGCATTCCTTGACGCCGCCGAGCGTTTGCAGCGGCGCGGCCAGCTTATCCGACCCCGGCGCGGCTTTTATGTGGTTGTGCCGCCTCAGCACGCAGTCATGGGAGCGCCGCCGCCGGAGTGGTATATCGACGCCCTGATGCGCCACGAAAAACGGCCCTACTATGTGGGGTTGCTGACGGCCGCGGCCGCCTATGGCGCCTCCCACCAGGCCTCCATGGAATTTCAGGTCGTCACGAACAAACTCCTGCCCGATATTGAGGCTGGGCGAACGCGGATCGTGTTTTCATACCGCAAGGATATGGGAGCGGTATCGGCAGGAATCGAAGACCGCAAGACGCCTTCGGGATATATGAAGTTATCCTCGCCGGAACTGACGGCGTTCGACCTGGTACGCTATCCGCATTCCGGGGCTGGTCTGGACAATATTGCTACGGTGCTTTCCGAACTTGCCGGACAGTTGCAACCCAAAAAGCTTGCCTCCCTGTCGCGTGCTCTCGAGAAAGCGGTCGCACAACGCCTCGGGCATCTACTTGGGAGGCTGGGGCACTCGCAGATAGCGGAAGCGATGTTTGCAGCGCTATCTCCGCGTGGGCCGTTGCCATGGGTCGAACTCGACCCCAAGCAGGCCGGAGATCCAGATCTGTCGCCGCCGCCATCCGAACGCGATGAGCACTGGCGTGTGATCGTTCGCCGACCGCCGGAGATCGACGAATGA
- a CDS encoding DUF982 domain-containing protein yields MDKVIDVDFHVTWQSPVFVRIGDGMRERIDGPDAALAALLHRWPSTSQAGYAVAKRRCVDAIAKRGSPELAREAFVEAAVSARVLG; encoded by the coding sequence ATGGACAAGGTCATCGACGTCGATTTCCACGTCACCTGGCAATCGCCCGTCTTCGTCCGGATCGGCGACGGCATGCGGGAACGTATTGACGGGCCGGACGCGGCATTGGCGGCGCTTCTCCATCGCTGGCCCTCGACCAGTCAAGCGGGATACGCCGTCGCCAAGCGCCGCTGCGTCGACGCGATCGCGAAGCGCGGCAGCCCGGAGCTTGCCCGCGAGGCTTTCGTGGAAGCGGCAGTCTCGGCTAGGGTGCTGGGATGA
- a CDS encoding DUF2243 domain-containing protein, translating into MVLHQLLQWHHMLSSWYPITSIENLELNTFWDGVFHSGTYVFVLAGLFILWRSGRLGHFRWSTADLVATMLIGFGAFNLIEGIVDHQVLGLHHVNETAPRGELLFWDIGFLAWGGAMVAIGVMIMRRRHV; encoded by the coding sequence ATTGTTCTTCACCAGCTTTTGCAGTGGCATCATATGCTCAGTTCCTGGTACCCGATCACATCGATCGAGAACCTTGAACTGAACACCTTCTGGGACGGCGTCTTCCATTCTGGTACCTACGTCTTCGTGCTCGCCGGTCTCTTCATCCTTTGGCGGTCCGGTCGCCTCGGCCATTTCCGCTGGTCGACGGCCGACCTCGTCGCGACAATGCTCATCGGCTTCGGAGCATTCAACCTGATCGAAGGCATTGTCGATCATCAGGTTCTCGGCCTCCACCACGTCAACGAAACCGCTCCTCGCGGAGAGTTGCTCTTCTGGGACATCGGCTTCCTTGCCTGGGGTGGGGCGATGGTCGCCATCGGCGTAATGATCATGAGGCGACGACATGTCTGA
- a CDS encoding NAD(P)/FAD-dependent oxidoreductase: MTAYPDRNGLDAVHRASRHVVIVIVGGGFGGLACAMELGNAPDNDVTVVDRRNHNLFQPLLYQVATAALSPADIAEPIRKTLARFKNINMIMAEVVGIDPRLHKVSLSDGDPLSYDKLVIATGSDYNYFGHDEWRQFAPGLKSIHEARHIRHRLLLAFEKAERAKSEPEKQALLTSIVIGGGPTGVEMAGAISELGRFMISRDFRNLQPYNLKVILVEAGPRILAAFPEHLSAYAKSYLENIGVEVRTGRRVMDIREDGAEIEGEFVPAGSIIWGAGVKASPAHSWLGIPGLAGGRIPVDDHLRVLGFDDIYAIGDTSALTGADGKLLPGLAQVAKQQGTYLGKSLRMGKAVSGFKFKNRGNTAVIGRNAAVFDFGKWTLKGRAAWLLWALVHVYLLINFEKRLLVAIQWVGRYLTRQRGARIIDETAEGADDGPGAEPHHIDDNHDDCHIADVDRSLRPSNRTHSRRGY; this comes from the coding sequence ATGACTGCGTATCCTGACCGAAATGGCCTTGATGCCGTACACCGTGCCTCCCGCCATGTCGTCATCGTCATCGTCGGCGGCGGTTTCGGCGGCCTGGCCTGTGCCATGGAACTGGGCAACGCCCCAGATAATGATGTCACGGTCGTTGACCGCCGCAATCACAACCTCTTCCAGCCGCTGCTGTATCAGGTGGCGACCGCCGCCCTGTCGCCGGCGGACATTGCCGAACCGATTCGCAAAACGCTTGCCAGGTTCAAGAACATCAACATGATCATGGCAGAGGTCGTCGGAATTGACCCGCGGTTGCACAAGGTGTCACTTTCTGATGGCGACCCGCTTTCCTACGACAAGCTCGTCATCGCCACCGGCTCCGATTACAACTATTTCGGCCATGATGAATGGCGGCAGTTCGCGCCCGGGCTAAAAAGCATTCATGAGGCGCGGCATATCCGTCATCGGCTGCTTCTGGCCTTCGAAAAAGCAGAGCGAGCGAAGAGCGAGCCAGAGAAACAGGCATTGCTCACCAGCATTGTCATCGGCGGTGGACCAACGGGCGTCGAAATGGCCGGCGCCATCTCCGAACTCGGTCGCTTCATGATCAGCCGCGACTTTCGGAACCTCCAGCCCTACAATCTGAAAGTGATACTCGTGGAGGCGGGACCACGGATACTCGCCGCCTTTCCCGAACATCTTTCTGCATACGCCAAGTCCTATCTCGAGAATATCGGCGTCGAGGTCCGCACGGGCAGGCGGGTGATGGATATTCGCGAGGATGGGGCCGAGATCGAAGGTGAGTTCGTCCCCGCCGGATCGATCATATGGGGCGCGGGCGTCAAGGCGTCCCCCGCCCATTCATGGCTCGGGATACCCGGACTGGCGGGTGGCCGGATCCCTGTCGATGATCATCTTCGTGTCCTGGGGTTCGACGACATCTACGCCATTGGAGACACATCTGCGCTCACCGGGGCGGACGGGAAGCTCCTGCCAGGTCTAGCGCAGGTCGCCAAGCAGCAAGGCACATATCTCGGAAAAAGCCTGCGAATGGGCAAAGCCGTTTCAGGTTTCAAATTCAAGAATCGCGGTAATACGGCGGTGATCGGTCGGAATGCCGCCGTCTTCGACTTTGGAAAATGGACGTTGAAAGGCAGGGCGGCCTGGCTGCTTTGGGCGCTTGTCCATGTCTACCTCCTGATCAACTTCGAGAAGCGCCTTCTTGTCGCCATCCAGTGGGTAGGGCGGTACCTCACGCGGCAACGCGGCGCGCGGATCATCGATGAGACGGCTGAGGGAGCCGATGACGGTCCCGGCGCGGAGCCTCATCACATCGACGATAACCACGACGATTGTCACATCGCTGATGTTGATCGGAGTTTACGGCCATCGAACAGAACGCACAGTCGTCGAGGCTATTAG
- a CDS encoding helix-turn-helix domain-containing protein → MKRYAAAQVRTSRPAQAEQSNLARELVHPVDRHVGQQIRIRRMQSNVSLGDLGAGIGVSLQQVQKYESGKNRVSASMLYELANCLKIPVSRFFEGLPDPETTQGQQIITEIDEKIAYISTAEGRRLIDDVLLLSPRVRSRVVALVSSIVDEEMEEQK, encoded by the coding sequence ATGAAGCGCTATGCAGCAGCACAGGTCCGGACTTCGAGGCCTGCGCAAGCCGAACAGTCGAATTTAGCGCGCGAGTTGGTGCATCCAGTTGATCGGCATGTCGGACAGCAAATCCGTATCCGCCGAATGCAGTCGAATGTATCCCTAGGGGATCTCGGCGCCGGCATCGGGGTCAGTTTGCAGCAGGTACAAAAATATGAAAGCGGCAAGAACCGCGTCAGCGCTTCGATGCTCTACGAGCTTGCCAATTGCCTCAAGATCCCTGTTTCGAGGTTTTTCGAAGGCCTTCCAGATCCCGAAACCACTCAGGGCCAGCAAATCATAACAGAGATCGATGAGAAGATTGCCTACATTTCCACGGCGGAGGGACGGCGTCTGATAGACGACGTTTTGCTCCTTTCCCCGCGTGTGCGCAGCCGGGTCGTTGCCCTCGTCAGCTCGATTGTCGATGAAGAGATGGAAGAACAGAAGTAA
- a CDS encoding transcriptional regulator, whose amino-acid sequence MKKVQRSFAVEYKSGRRKLDTRSNSIWGNVDLKSVARDLDEEAMPFLSDSSQSGKSDSEISLPKPDQAESLLTPPLEPSTTASDAQEISMADETDTATSADVPAVVETPITPKKQRKPRAKKAAALETASADTTAEPAAALAGAGGVKRRGRKTKVIEAAASAKRAPVRRAPKAVQTASAAPTTAIDEMADLLQLEEENQRLRKLLAEKLRAENADLRKRLKLD is encoded by the coding sequence TTGAAAAAAGTGCAACGCAGTTTTGCCGTCGAGTACAAAAGCGGCAGACGAAAACTCGATACTAGGTCGAACTCGATCTGGGGCAACGTGGACCTAAAGTCCGTCGCTCGCGACCTAGACGAAGAGGCAATGCCGTTTCTGTCGGATAGCTCTCAGAGTGGCAAATCCGACAGCGAAATTTCTCTACCAAAACCAGATCAGGCTGAGTCGTTGTTGACACCGCCTCTTGAGCCGTCGACAACTGCATCAGATGCACAGGAGATAAGCATGGCCGACGAGACTGATACTGCAACCAGTGCCGATGTGCCGGCCGTTGTCGAAACGCCAATTACGCCGAAGAAACAGCGCAAACCCAGGGCCAAGAAAGCCGCGGCACTCGAAACCGCGTCAGCTGACACTACGGCAGAGCCAGCAGCTGCTCTGGCCGGCGCCGGTGGTGTGAAGAGGAGAGGGCGCAAGACAAAGGTGATCGAAGCTGCGGCGAGCGCCAAACGCGCACCTGTGCGCCGTGCTCCGAAGGCGGTGCAGACAGCCTCGGCCGCGCCGACGACAGCGATCGATGAAATGGCGGACCTCCTGCAGTTAGAAGAGGAAAATCAGCGGCTGCGCAAGCTTCTGGCTGAAAAACTTCGCGCTGAAAATGCCGATCTGCGCAAACGGCTCAAGCTCGATTGA